From the Planctomycetota bacterium genome, the window ACGCTGCCCCAGAGCGGAATCACGAGGTTCAATTCGCCTGTCGCGGCTGCAAGCATGGACGGCTCCCCGTTCGCCGGTCGGCGGGTCCAGTATACCGAGAAGACCCCCCGGGGTGCAAAGGCTGAGATTCGCCGGCCGGGCACGTCGCCTTGACACGTCCGGCTTCCCTGGTAAAATGCCTGCCTTGATTCTGGAAACCCAAACTGACGGGAGGCAGCACAAATGGCCAGGCAGCAGATCGGGCTCGCCGGGCTGGCCGTCATGGGCCAGAACCTCGTCCTGAACATGGAGAGTAAGGGCTTTTCGGTGGCGGTTTTAAACCGCACCGGATCGAAGACGAAGGACTTTGTCGAGGGCCCCGCCGCCGGCAAAAACATCCACGCCACCTACG encodes:
- a CDS encoding NAD(P)-binding domain-containing protein encodes the protein MARQQIGLAGLAVMGQNLVLNMESKGFSVAVLNRTGSKTKDFVEGPAAGKNIHATYDPKGCCAALQQPRKVMMMVKAGPAGDAMSEQFLPSLDEGDL